ggctcctgtcgggtttataaacccggggttcctcatggactggcttcccagcaaaagctcggcccagcagacgacgttgcaaatgacgcgcaactcctaggccaaCCCAAAAACCTGACAAACACGGCAGAAGGGCAATCCAGCCTCTGACCGGAAGGTCTAGCcaaaggaggaacggcgcccgcttccgactctggcctgcctctccgaccagaaggcctcgaTTCCGACTCCGGTCCGCCTatctgactagaaggcctggccgaggagaaacaacgctcgcttccaacttcggcccgcctctccgaccggaaggcctggccaaagaggaatggcgctcgcttctaactctgacccacgtctccgaccaggAATGCACCAAACCTCtgtttacagctcttctccgactggcgcagtcggagccgattgggaccaactgaccggggacgcctATTCGGTGAGGACCAGGTAATGGGTAGAGCAGGTAaagcaggacactcaagtcaaccgcaataccaaggaccgtaccctgtacacctgcaggaccaacaggacatgtcagaagggtgccctgcaaccttccaggcatgtcagaacccaagcagtattgtgggcgctgacatttgcccaacagtgttgtgggcgccatcaactctcataccagacaaacacggtaaggctccccccacatgcctctgggcatcaacagtgttgtaggcgccatcatTTGTCCTACATGGAGAACATggtaaaaacctcccacatgcgtctgacatcaacagtattgtgggcgcctacaatcgtCTTGTACCcaacggtgtgggcaacaagacttagtagcgtacgtactctctctctctctctctctctctctctatctcttgtaaggtcgtccccttcatctataaaaggggacgcgctctctcccaataggggCGATCGATTCAACACAAAACAACAGAACCagcaggttcaaacctcgagcacatgctCAAATATTCAGCGCACACAGGAGCtctcgtcactctcggcccttcagaccagagtttgATCgggcctcttgtaccccccatcttactccctctcgtttgtaaccccacagcaaacttcgagcacctgggctcaggaataaagtcatcgaccgactcaaacaggacgtaggacacgttgcctaaaccaatataaaccatgtgtcattgagtgctaggccacatccgatcacaacatacaacaaaactacaaatatttacgtgttggtcactttctgcaccgacaacggcggtgtGGCTGGCGTTAGGGCTGGAGGCTGGTATGCACCTCTCAGGAGGCGCCGAGCTGGACGGGGAAGAAATCCTCCTGAGTGGCGACTCGCCACCCACCCAATGCCATGCCCACCAATGGTCCCCCTCACGACCGGCGCGCCCCCACTAACACCACGGCCCCAGTCAGGTTGACTCGAGACAGGATCCCCCTGGCTACTCCGCTGCTCGCACTTTACCATGGCGGCGGTAGCGGTGACGGCGAGGGGATCCGAATCCGAGAAGTGGCGGCAAGGTGATCCGCGCAAGAGAGAGAGGCGGAAAGGGAAAGGTTAGGTTTTCTTCAACGATTCGGCGCCGCGGCGGCGATGGTGACTAGTAGGACTAGTAGCAGTCTACCGGGGCACTAGCGGTCACTCTAGTATCTCACTTGACGAGGCATAAATTTATGACTCGTGCCAAAATAGAAAATACGTGGAAAATTACGAAAACCACCTCGTATCTCACTCGAAGGTTAAATTGGTTTTataaactgttttttttttttttttgcaaatacaCATCTTTTTTTCTGCGGTTCAAATATATCTAACCTTCCTCAAAGAACGAATAAAATGAGACAAAGCCCCATTTTTCTATTATGCAGGAGTTTGTCGCAGATATAGAAAGAAACTAGAAAGGCGCGTGGCCTTGCCACGCTGGGCCTGTGGTGCTGTTTGGTTCACAAACTCCGACGGCAACGTAAAGGAAATGCATAAACGACGGTAATGGGAATGGAGCAGTTGCATGCTTGTTTTGTTTGGTTGAGCAAGTAGTCAATCAAATTATTGCTGCAATCCTTAACCGCACAAACCGAGCGGGAACGGATTTCAACAGCCGCGGCATCTGTTGCCCCGGCAACCGAATATGTTGAATATTACACAAATAGGAACTAATCTATCCCTAATACtatttgtcaaaaaaaaatataTCCCTAATACTAAAAAGGCAAAATTTCTTGCGTAAAATCTTTCGTCCAACCTAATAATCCTAAAATGACTCGGTTTCGGGCTTTCAGCAATCAtgcaactgttttttttttctaaagccAATTTTGTGTCCGTCCGATCCTATTAACTGTGTTCCCTTCGGTCTTggtctaataaataaataatttttttcttttcctacaTCGGTTCCTATACGTTTCACTGTCCATCCATTTTTTTTGGATCTTTTCGTTGTTTTTTGTTGTTCGTCTATCCGCTCAGGTTATCTTTTTCTTTCTCCAATAAAAtcaataataaataataaatataatattatGGATATTTCAACCATTGAATTTTTTATTCTCTAAGAAAACAAAGGTTTCTAATACCAAATTGTTAACGTAATTTTTATTAGAAACATATTCTTACTGAAATCTAGATAAGCCGACAGTTCAACTAATCAAAATGTGAACTGAAATCTTGAGCACTTTATTGCTTATATAATCCAGTCTAAATAAATGTATCTCTATGGTCCATGGTGAGGGCTAGCATGTAGAAAGTTGAGAGGTCTCCCACGTTAATCATTAGTGGATAGACTAATCTTCGACACGTCGGCAACTAACTCCTTGTTGACAAATTTTTATGGGTCCTCAAAGGTCACGGAACTCGATATTTCATTATACCAGCACATATATAGAATAGTTAAATGCATCATTGACTCCTGAACTTGTCGAAAGGTGCCACTTTGGTCTATAAACTTTAAAAATGTATTTCTAGGTCCCTGAGCTTGTTAGATTGTGCATCGTAGGTCCATACCAGCCACATATGCAATTTCTTACTGACGTGTCACACCAACATGTCCTGCATTTTTGTACTTAAACCCTCCTCTTCTCCCTTCTCTTATTAATGTATCCCTTCAATCTTGCTCTTTGCCTCAAACTTCAGTGACAACGGTGGGCACGCGCATGGCCATGAGGACGACAAACTCTGCCACCGCACACAGAAAATAACAGCACACTGCAACGCACTCCGCTGCCGTCAGCCCATCACGCCCGCCAgccacctcccgcaccgtgcTTGTTCGCGCTCCCGCCGCGCTTCCATGGGCAGGAACCGCCACAACCACTGTTGTGCCTCGTGCACAGTAGATCAAATGTTGAAGTAGGCCATTTGCTGCAGGCAGCACGGCCTCGCCACCCAGCTGGGGCTCGAAGTTGATGCAATCATAATCCGGCTCGGATGTGGACGCCAGTGTCGCATTGTCCAATACGCAGCGATGTCGAGGAAGTACATGCGGCCGCGGCCGCTGGGTTCTCTGGCCGGAGGTTGAGCTGCAAGATCACCACCTTGTTCGCCTGCTGTGGAGTCTGATTACACGGAGCATCATCTTCAATTCAAGGCAACGACGATGAtgagcagtggcggagccaggatttataGTCAGGGGGGGCCGGCCGTCAGGAATTATACTTAGGGGGGCCGGCTCGGTCTTTTTTattgcgataattttattatctagttgtgttttgtatgattatattatctagaagatattaataggtatatatgacaagaattttatataatattcctcttaatataaataaaaaatattaagttaGACTACTAATTTTTTTTGTTGTCAAACATTGGGgggggggccatggcccctgccagcccccccCCTGGCTCCGCCAGTGATGATGAGCACGGTCACCATGGCGGCCACCGTATACGTATATCGTGCCGCATCCAGGCACCAGAGTGTTGAGGTCCCTGTTCCCATCCGTTCTCATGTCTACGCCTCCACTCTTGATTGcgagggcaggggcaggggcgcaGGGCCTCGTCGTCCTCCCGCTTTGCGAGGGCAGGGGGGCAGGACCTGCGCGTGGCCAGCAAGCCCGAACGGCGAGGGCGAGCGCGCGGCGTGCCAGCAAGAACAGGGGTGGCCCGCAAACGCACGGGTGGCGTGCGACCGACGTGGCCGAGGAGCTCGACGTGCCACTTCCCTCTAAGTGCACTGCGTCGTCGGCCAGATCGAGGCACTAGATCCCAACGACCTGCACGGAGCACGGCGTCCTCGGGCTAAGGTCTGGCGAGGCACACGCGCTCGTCTGCACGCTACAGTTGCACtgcctcctcctcgccgccgccgaccccACGAGCACCTTCAGCGCCGGCCACCGCTTCAACCGGACGGCGAGCATCTTGCGACTGCAGCAGATGGCGTCCACCTCATGCCCGCCGAGCGTCAGCGTGTGTGGCGGCGGCGATGGTGACGACGACAGTGACAGCAGCCCCGCCACGTCGCTGGGCTTCGTCTCGTCGCCGCTGTCGACTCCACGGCTCTAGACGCCGCCGACACTGGCGAGCTTCCTGTCGGCGGCGCAATCTGTCGCCTGAGGTACGGCTGCGCGAGGGTGACCACCGGCGCGAGCGGCACGACTGGCTGCAGCGGACCTATGTCGCGATGGGGCAGGGGAACGACGTGCTCGACAGGTGCAGCTTGAGTGGGTGCACGGTGCCAGTGAGCCTGGGCCGGCTTCGTAGCTGAGGTTGCTGTGCGTGGGCGAACGAGTATGGGCGGCGCTAGCCACCGGTTGCTATGGCGTGGCCATGGTGGCAACACGCGCTTGGTTCGTGGCTGTAAGgggttaaatgaaaaaaaaaacatgtcagGTTGGCAATGACCTGTAAGCAAGAAAACGTTGACAAAGCGACGTGGACCTGCGGTGCATCATTTAATAAGTTAGATGACCCATAATGCATTTTCAGAGTCCATAGATCTAAGTGGTACATATAACGAGTTCATGGACCCcaggtgcatttaactctatatAGAACAAAAGTTAAAGTTATGATATGCACTTTGCACTAGGAGAAAAAACCATCAAAATTGTATTTTAGTTTGATACAGGATTAATAGTTATTGTCATAGTTGCCAACAATAAATTATAATATAGATGTCATGGCCATCAAAAAATAAATTGTAACTTTTAATTTTTGAATTTATAAATGGTGAAACATAAATAACATGTACCATTCTTATTGTAGTTTCCCAAAAATATTTAATAGGTTTTTTCCTCTCGTTATAACGTACGGTCATATTTGCTAgttagaaaaaagaaagaaaaatagatCTAGTCCCACATAATTGGTACTACCCTCACCTGTTTTGGTACCGTCCCCACCTATTTGGTACTTTGAGTATTTTTATATGGGTACCTCCTATTTTTGCTCTGTCCAATCTCGTCCTATGAATGGTCCATATTTTTTTCAACCATCATAAAATTTTTCAATAATATAATGGAAGTTCCTGAGCTACCTGACCAACGCAAGAATTTAGCAAATAAATGATAAGGTAAATTATCGGTAGTTAGGTATTGCCCCCAAAATATAAAGAAGTAGTGTTCAATATATACGTGCATGTCGTACGTGCCTCTCTACTGGTTGACACGTAACAAGAAGTGAAGACCATGAATGAAACGTGGAATCGTGGCTGTGAGGACCATGAATGAAACGTGGAATCGTGGCTGCGTTATATATCAGAGGGCAAAGAACCATTAGTTAAAATTTGATATGCGAATCAAATTATGTCGAGGGATTCGGACACAATTTAACTGTGCCGTCGTCCAGAGGTATTGAACGAACATGTCGTGTGGCTACTATTGAACGAACTCATGACGAACAACCCATCTAGCAAAGAGGTTTAactctcctacaactaaaaagaacaaagtgtggatattttttggtgcgacatttgttttggttcgtccgtctgcccacgcctgcgatcccacgacatcttaattactgattgatcgtgacattctccttgattgaatattgcctgtcatgtgatagaggaatcacggcaaaataggaagtagaaaattattgtgctatacATATACACAttacatgtttgcatgcaccagcatacatggcaacgagcaaaaggaaagagaattaacacagaatgaaatagaattaagacaaaaggaacctctttgcatttctgagaaccttgccaaacatttaattacttccccactttgcatttgcaaaaggggcatctttttcctcctttcatttggtttcacgctcacgtgttccatcgccctcgcttgttgtttcttgcgtgaaccatagttgatgtcatctgtcttccatggctcagcctcccaatcccaagagaaggtcaTTACCTCTCCCTAACTGGAGATTCAGCCTGCAaaaggatctcctcgagtccatcgggcagcgtcttgCGTCCGGCCACGACGcggcgtccttccgatccgcttgctccccatggcgcgccgccatcctgttcgcgaccttcgggccgctcctgctgctcccgttcgaccccgaCTCGGACCGTGTCGGCTTCTACTGCGTCTCGAAGAAGAagtcttgtccaagacgctgcccgacgtgcgcggcaaggtggcgtgcggctcctcgtgtgggtggctggcgctcatggatGAGGCGGCGTCCGTGACGCGGCGTTCGCGGCGGCGTCCTCATCGGAACACGTGTCTAGGGTCCTcggccggtgggtcctccatcccaccaacggctatGGGGATGCGAATGccgcaggcagagccatcaagctagaagacatgggggacgtgttcttccgtgagatcgtgctctcggcgccgcctgacgccgccggccgcgagtgcgtggccatggccatgcttgggtgctccacggaggtcgcgttctgccgggttggagtcgacagcgcatggacgctgctcgacaccaaactggagttctccgtggggtccatcgttcattgccaagacaagttcttggcgatcgactgcactggagaaatcttCGTCTGCAGCAGCAACACCGGCGGCGCTATTCCAACCGCGACGCTGTTGCCATCACTgtcgccacctgcggggctctgccaccgcagctacctggaatcaaacggtgagctgcacattgtgggtgccatggtgagtatgttccacgagacacagagcttcacctacagcagcgcgatctacaagtgcaacctccacgaccgtacgccggagtggtccagggtgagagacatcggtgatcagacactgttcgtgtctaaacatttcaatgaaagcttcagtggaacaagtgtatccaagtacaagaagaacaaaatttacatgtctgagccattgtatggggatccatacgacttggtccattgactggagatcgttgatattgctaccgacgcatccgaagtgaagcccgtccaaGAAAAGATGtagggttccgaggctctaggttggattcgacccaatctctggaagctctagagtttgtgggcctgcgacgccgcgcactccgtgactgtgttaaattcataaactttgctttttggattaaatgtcactttaacattggtattgttatcttatcgtgcgatccgtgtgtttttagtataaattgttagttatcccgtagcaacgcacagaCACGCTATCTAGTAATATAATAATCCTTTGATTTTAAAGAATGGGCACgtatatgcaaaaaaaaaaacagtgacgTCCAATGCAATTTACTACGTGATAAAAGGTACGGTATAAAAATATTTAAGCATAAATTTGTACttcctctgtcccaaattataaaatattttggcattcttagattcatagcttttactatctatctagaaaagtcaaaacgtcttataatttggaacggatggagtatgtaATAAGTTAGAttttcattatgtttatgcaaaaaaaaaaaaagaatgcaaACGCATATGTATATACTCAACCCAACGAAATATATCTTTCGAAGCTGCATTATATATTTAGATGATGAATGAAATACAGCACAAATAAATTTGTACGTAATAAGTCACATTTTCATTATGTTTGTACCAAAAAAAATGAATGCAATATACACTCAACCCCGAATGAAATATGTCTTTGGATGCTGCATTATATATTTATAGATGATGAATCAAATACTCCCCCCATCCCTAAAAACAATTCGTTCTGGAGCTTTTGACGTTTTTCACAAAGAAATTCGTTTTGGGTGGTCCACAGTAACTTGAGACGAGTTTGCCCCCGCGGTGCGCGGCCTCTTCGTTTTCCAGCGAGCCATTAACGCGAGTAATTAACGCGGCAAGGAGCGCTGCATGCAACTTTGCATGTCTAGGTACGCCCGCGGCGCGCATGCACGCATGCAAAAAacgcaaaaaagaaaaagaaatcagtCCTTGTAATAAAAATACGCCATGCAAAAaacgcaaaaagaaaaaaaacacaaaaaagaAAATGAAATACGCCatgcaaaaaaaggaaaaaagaaaaagaaaaagaaaaaacgaaaaaagaaaaagaaaaagaaaaagagagcaatccTTGCAAAAACAAGGAGAGGTGTGCGTGGGATCAAACCCGCGCCGCTTGCCTTGAAGCGCATCTTGCTAACCAGCCTAACGTAGAGAGTTATTCGTTCAATGAGTGCTCAGCAGGATATTTAATAATTGCAGACAGGAAAAAATAGACAGCATCAACTCATGGACTCCAAAACCCTAATCTGCTAAAGCTATCTGATATTATGATACATATAGCATGGACGAAGAATTATTGTTTTACTTATTCCAAAACTATAGCTAAAAACTCCTAGCTAATCCAACTAACTAATAAGAATCTAAGATACCTAACAAAGCTAGCTAGCCTTCGTCCATTATAGTTTATTCCATTCCAATGCAGATCAAATCCTAACAACTAACTCAACTCAACTCAAAAGTGGTTGAGCTGTGAGATGCCAAGGAAGGCCATGACGGGTCCCTGGAGCATCTGCATGACGGCCCTCCACCCGGCCTGCGTCGGGTTGACGAAGTCCCAGTAGAAGTAGTCCTCCGGCCGGTCGCAGAGCCAGTATCGGCCGTCGGGGTCGCCGCAGTATGCGCCGTCCTCGTCGTAGCTCTCGCAGCAGGGCTGCAGCCGCTCCTTGAACCGCGCCGACAGCTCCGACCCTTCCGCCGGCGGCGCCACCATGTCCATCATGACCGTGTACACGTCCAGCACCAtcacgtcgtcgtcgccgtccagCCGGTCCCGCAGCGCCGCGTTGTGCTTGGCGGGCCCGTCGTTGGAGGCGTCGAGGCACGAGGTGTAGTTGGAATCCCTCGCCAGCCACGGCGAGCACCCGAACGGCGGCAGCGTGCTCACCACCACCTTGGTCACCCCCATGTCCTGCAGCTGcgacaccacgctctccagctcGTCCACCACCCTCGGAATCAACTCTTCGAACTGCATATCATCAGattcatatacatgcatgcatgcagatgacataaataaataaatctctctctctctctctctctctctctctgcatgcatgcagatgacataaataaataaatctctctctctctctctctctctctctctctctctctcctctctctctctctctctctctctctctctctctctctctcttagatAGATCATAGATAGATGAGAATGAAACTTACGCCGTCGACATCGACTTGAGCGTAGTCATTGCCGGAGAAAGCGACGAGCGCCACCGACTCCTCGAAGTCCTTGTCCTGGAGCACGCCGTCCCTGACGAGGTCGCGGAGCTGCCTGACCTGCGCGCGGAGCGTGGGCGCACCGCCGACGGAGGCCGCGTTGGGCGCCTGCATCACGCCGGCGCCGCCGACGGCGAAGTTCATGCCGGAAGGGTCGACGGTGTCGCCGTCCCAGCCGTCGCCGTTGTAGGCGGGCGGGGACTCGCGTTTGCCCATGATCTTGGCCATGTAGTCCGACTGCACCAGCCCGTCGGAGAACCGGCCCGTGGGCTTCCGGCCGTGCGCCGCGTCCGACTCGCCGAACGGGTAGCGCCACGACTTGGAGAGCCCGCCCAGGGACGCTTCCGACGCCAGGTTGCCCGCGTCCGCGAACTCGTCGCCGAACACGAACAGCATGTGCTTGTGCGTCGGCCGCTCGCCGCCGTGGTGGTGACCGCCGCCGTGCTGGTGACCGTGCTCGTGGTGGCGCTTGGACGACGTAACATTACCGCCGCCGGGGGCCACTGCTCGTGACTCCGCGACTGCGTTAGATGCATAGAATTGAAACTCATTCAGAATCTatctgtatgtatgtatatatataatgtaGACGACAATGCAATAAGCTAGCATAGCATTACCATTGAGAAAGACGAGAACAAAGCAGGCGGCGGCGAGGACGACCTTCATTGTTGTGTGGGAGATGGAAGACGAAGATGTTTGGCTGCGTGCTCTCAACGGGTTGCCgctgctcctatttatagcctaCAGAAATTGGCCCTAGCTGGGATAGGGGAGGCCTTCCCAAATCATTCGGGTTTTTTTTTTCTGCGTTGCGTGGCAGATATCATATCATAATAAATAACCGCGCGACAGGAGTAGTTGCGATTGCGATTACGAATATTCTCCCAGTTGTACGGTTTTGTTCTTCTTTTCAAATCTTTGTTCGTTACAGGAGTTAGGCATTGTTTAGCTTCTCTCCTAAAAATTTACATCTATCCATCAAAATGTTTggacatggagtattaaatatagactaaaaaataattaattatacagattgcgactactttgcgagacgaatcttttaagcctaattaggtcatgatttgacaatgtggtgctacagtaatgcatgtgctaatgacgggttaattaggcttaataaattcatctcgtggtttactgacggattctgtaatttgttttttattagtatccgaacaccccatataATACCCCATGTGATATCCGATGTGATACCCTAAAACTTTACACTTTGGAACTAAACAAAGCTTTACTCTGGACCATGAAACGTGAACTAGACTAGACCTGTAAAATTTGTTAGTCGATTCCAGAAAAAATATGTTATACTGCTACTTTACACACTTAAATGCGTCTATTTTAACGGAGCTTGTTACTTTTTTTGCGAGATCCACTTACAGACGTAGATACTCACGTACACGAACGCACACTTACCCCTATGAACACATGCACGCACACTCTActtctatgagcacctccgaagatcggtaaatctcgagattgacgaagtcatcaCAGACGTCTCGCTGTCGAGGGACACGTCGTCTACCACTGAAAGAATAGCGTCGTTAAAACCTGAAATAAATCcaggaaaatacgagcacccatgtcaagtcgaggacttgaacccGAGTGGACAGAttccaccacaagaaacctaACCAACTGAGCTCAGTTCGCGTTACTTAAAAGGCCGAATACTTATTTTGGTTGCAAAAGGCTCAGATTGATCTCTACATTTTCAAAATGGCCATTCTTTTGAGCTCAGTTTCCTACCCAAACTACTGAAGTGATCGATTTAGTCCTTAAACTTCGTATTTTAGAAACAATTTCATCAACAAATTATCAAAGTGCATTCTAGTCAATGGTGACGCTCGCGGTGACGCTTGAACGACGTAACGTTACCGCCGCCGACCACCACTGCTCGTGACTCCACGACTGCATTACATGCATAGAAATTCATTCGGAATCTATCTGTATGTATATATAATAATGTAGACGACAATGGAATAAGCTAGAAGCATAGTATTACCATTGAGAAAGAGGAGAATGAAGTAGACGGCGGCGGCGATGACCTTCATTGTTGTCGTCTTCGCTGGTTGGCGAGCCATGTGGGAGATAGAAGAAGATGGACAGGTTTGGTTGCGTGCTCTCAACCGGTTGCATGGTTCTTATTTATAGAGCTGCATAAACTAGCCCTAGCTGGGGATAGCGGCCGCGGAGGGCCTTGGCAAATCATTCGGTTTTATTTTTTCTGCGTTGCGGTTGTGGATGCCGGAGATCATATCATCAGGCCCGGCCCTGGGGCAGGGAGAGCGGGGCGGCCGCTCTAGGCCACGGCTCCATGCCAAAGGCCCCACCAGGTATGTATATTATACTTTGTATGACTTTTGGTTCAGATTTGTCCTAAAAGAAGATGAACTCAATGTAGGTTGCACGTAGAGTTACATACGCGGGAAAGAGGAAGACATGTTGGGTGGCATGGGATGATATGATTATGCCAAAGTTCCTTGGGAGAATGAGATTACGAGATATTGAGCTATTCAATCTTGCTTTGCTTGCGAAGCAGGCTTGGCGGATCCTTCAGGAACCGGCATCTCTGAGCGCCCGGATTTTAAAGGCGATTTATTTTCCACAAGGTGATTTTTGGAGGCTAATCTAGGCTCTGAACCCTCTAAAATCTGGCGATCAATTTTGGATGGCAGGGAAGTGCTTCAGCTCAGCCTAATCAGGAGAATCGGTACATGTTCGGCTACATCAGTTTGGAATATGGACTAGCTACCGACTGATAGTATGCAGTGGTAGTACCCAGCGCTAGCCCACAACCCCCACAGCTTGTGAGCGAG
The nucleotide sequence above comes from Miscanthus floridulus cultivar M001 chromosome 18, ASM1932011v1, whole genome shotgun sequence. Encoded proteins:
- the LOC136519846 gene encoding GDSL esterase/lipase At5g03600-like, with amino-acid sequence MKVVLAAACFVLVFLNVAESRAVAPGGGNVTSSKRHHEHGHQHGGGHHHGGERPTHKHMLFVFGDEFADAGNLASEASLGGLSKSWRYPFGESDAAHGRKPTGRFSDGLVQSDYMAKIMGKRESPPAYNGDGWDGDTVDPSGMNFAVGGAGVMQAPNAASVGGAPTLRAQVRQLRDLVRDGVLQDKDFEESVALVAFSGNDYAQVDVDGFEELIPRVVDELESVVSQLQDMGVTKVVVSTLPPFGCSPWLARDSNYTSCLDASNDGPAKHNAALRDRLDGDDDVMVLDVYTVMMDMVAPPAEGSELSARFKERLQPCCESYDEDGAYCGDPDGRYWLCDRPEDYFYWDFVNPTQAGWRAVMQMLQGPVMAFLGISQLNHF